A window from Sinanaerobacter sp. ZZT-01 encodes these proteins:
- a CDS encoding DUF362 domain-containing protein, with protein MAYVISEACISCGACVAECPVDAISEGDGKYEINAETCIECGACANACPVDAPAQQ; from the coding sequence ATGGCATATGTAATTAGTGAAGCTTGTATCAGCTGTGGAGCTTGTGTAGCAGAATGTCCTGTAGATGCAATCTCTGAAGGTGATGGCAAATATGAGATTAATGCTGAAACTTGCATCGAATGTGGTGCTTGTGCAAATGCATGTCCTGTAGATGCTCCGGCACAGCAGTAA
- the tsaE gene encoding tRNA (adenosine(37)-N6)-threonylcarbamoyltransferase complex ATPase subunit type 1 TsaE, with translation MNQAKKWIMKSEKDTVQFGIALSSQLKKGSIVALIGDLGTGKTALTKAIAEGLGIKEMITSPTFSIVHEYYDGRLPLYHFDVYRIGEIEEMYEIGYEEYFYGEGVCVVEWADMIQELLPEESITITISYGESENERIYYVENYDLEPEEE, from the coding sequence ATGAATCAGGCAAAAAAGTGGATTATGAAAAGTGAAAAAGATACAGTGCAATTTGGTATAGCTCTTTCCAGTCAATTAAAAAAAGGAAGTATCGTAGCACTGATTGGAGATCTTGGTACGGGAAAAACGGCTTTAACGAAGGCAATTGCAGAGGGACTTGGAATAAAGGAAATGATTACAAGCCCGACTTTCAGCATTGTGCATGAATATTATGACGGAAGACTGCCTCTTTATCATTTTGATGTCTATCGCATCGGTGAGATCGAGGAAATGTATGAGATCGGATATGAAGAGTACTTTTACGGAGAAGGCGTTTGTGTTGTAGAATGGGCAGATATGATTCAAGAATTACTGCCAGAAGAAAGCATTACGATTACGATTTCCTATGGAGAATCGGAAAATGAACGGATATATTATGTGGAAAATTATGATTTAGAACCGGAAGAGGAATGA
- the tsaD gene encoding tRNA (adenosine(37)-N6)-threonylcarbamoyltransferase complex transferase subunit TsaD has product MKDGKWITMGIESSCDETSVAILQGGRTVLSNVISSQIKVHQVFGGVVPEIAARHHLENINGVLQQALEEAEVSLEEIDAIGVTYGPGLVGALLIGLATAKAIAFSLRKPLVGVHHIQGHISANFIEHTELEPPFLALVVSGGHTHIVDVRGYNEYEVLGRTRDDAAGEAFDKVARVLGLGYPGGPKIDKIAKEGDAKAIEFKRVYLEKGSLDFSFSGLKTSVLNYLNAEKQRGTEIHAADVAASFQQAVVDVIVDKAILAAKTCGKKKIVLAGGVAANSRLRKDLSEGCKREGITLYAPSPILCTDNAAMIACAAYYKYQEGLVNDLTLDACPNLPL; this is encoded by the coding sequence ATGAAGGATGGAAAATGGATAACGATGGGGATTGAAAGCAGTTGCGATGAGACTTCTGTCGCAATTTTGCAAGGTGGAAGAACCGTGTTGTCAAATGTGATTTCCTCTCAGATAAAAGTACATCAAGTTTTTGGAGGTGTTGTGCCGGAAATTGCAGCAAGGCACCATCTAGAGAATATCAACGGGGTATTGCAACAAGCTTTAGAGGAAGCGGAGGTGTCGCTTGAAGAGATTGATGCAATTGGTGTGACTTATGGCCCGGGGCTAGTCGGTGCATTGTTGATCGGGCTGGCAACGGCGAAGGCGATAGCCTTTTCATTGAGGAAGCCTTTAGTGGGTGTGCATCACATTCAAGGACATATCAGTGCAAATTTTATTGAACATACGGAGTTGGAACCCCCATTTTTAGCACTTGTCGTATCAGGTGGCCATACGCATATCGTGGATGTAAGAGGTTATAATGAATATGAGGTTTTGGGAAGGACGAGAGACGATGCGGCAGGAGAAGCCTTTGATAAAGTAGCACGTGTCTTAGGATTGGGTTATCCGGGAGGACCTAAAATTGATAAAATTGCAAAAGAGGGGGATGCAAAAGCCATTGAATTCAAGCGAGTCTATTTAGAAAAAGGCAGCTTGGATTTTAGCTTCAGCGGCTTAAAGACCAGTGTCCTAAACTATTTGAATGCGGAGAAACAAAGAGGGACAGAAATTCATGCTGCGGACGTTGCAGCCAGTTTTCAGCAGGCTGTCGTTGATGTGATTGTTGACAAAGCAATTTTGGCTGCAAAAACATGCGGAAAAAAGAAAATTGTATTAGCCGGCGGGGTCGCGGCAAACAGCAGATTGAGAAAAGACCTGTCTGAGGGGTGCAAAAGAGAGGGAATTACACTTTATGCACCTTCTCCTATCCTTTGCACGGATAATGCAGCGATGATAGCTTGTGCGGCTTATTATAAGTATCAGGAAGGTCTTGTAAATGATCTGACCTTGGATGCCTGTCCGAATTTACCCTTGTAG
- a CDS encoding DMT family transporter — MNQSVKGMIAAIASSTLFGFSFLFTKQITATVSAFSLLGWRFLLAFLAMSLCIAVGIFKVDFKGKNFKPLLLMAVFQPVLYFTAETFGISLTTASESGTIIACVPIVTLLTSILFLKKYPSKLQVIGILISFVGILWMVLIKGASATCNLIGYLILFTAVISAAMFTVYSTKAEQFSSVEKTYIMSFFGAVSFISFACVEQALNGSLFDFFMLPIRNLQFLQAILYLSIGCSVLAFILMNAAIKSIGANRMTSFVTLTTVITVIAGVVLLKEPFSHLQAFATFLVIVGVYLANQTPKGALPEEVVQNSIELEPQEGEVSL, encoded by the coding sequence ATGAATCAGTCGGTAAAGGGTATGATCGCAGCAATTGCATCATCTACATTGTTTGGATTTAGTTTCTTATTTACAAAACAAATAACTGCAACCGTTTCAGCATTTTCTCTTTTAGGCTGGCGCTTTCTTCTTGCATTTTTAGCAATGAGCTTATGCATCGCAGTGGGGATATTTAAAGTAGATTTTAAGGGAAAAAACTTTAAACCGTTGTTATTAATGGCGGTTTTTCAGCCGGTTTTATATTTTACCGCTGAGACATTTGGAATTAGCTTGACAACGGCATCGGAGAGTGGAACGATTATTGCTTGCGTCCCGATTGTTACACTGTTAACTTCTATTTTGTTTTTAAAAAAATATCCATCTAAACTTCAAGTGATTGGGATTTTAATTTCTTTTGTGGGAATTCTATGGATGGTTCTTATAAAAGGAGCATCCGCAACCTGTAACTTAATCGGCTATTTGATTCTCTTTACCGCGGTTATATCTGCGGCGATGTTTACCGTATACTCGACGAAAGCAGAACAATTTTCAAGTGTTGAAAAAACTTATATTATGTCTTTTTTTGGAGCGGTAAGCTTCATCAGCTTTGCCTGCGTAGAACAGGCTTTAAATGGATCACTTTTTGACTTTTTTATGCTGCCGATTCGTAACCTGCAATTTTTACAAGCGATCCTTTATTTGAGCATCGGGTGTTCCGTCCTTGCTTTTATCTTGATGAATGCTGCGATTAAGAGCATCGGAGCAAACCGCATGACCTCTTTTGTTACGCTTACAACGGTTATTACCGTCATTGCCGGAGTTGTGCTTTTGAAGGAACCATTTTCTCATTTACAAGCTTTTGCGACATTCCTTGTTATAGTTGGTGTCTATTTGGCAAATCAGACACCAAAGGGTGCCTTGCCGGAAGAAGTTGTACAGAACTCTATAGAATTAGAGCCGCAGGAAGGAGAAGTATCTTTATGA
- the rimI gene encoding ribosomal protein S18-alanine N-acetyltransferase, with product MNEILIREAEERDIKEMAKLDQMSFAMPWSVDSFHDEIVSNELAFYIVAEIQGKLIGYVGSWIILDEGHITHVAVNPDYRKKGVGHAMLSHLFDCCKEKGVLSHTLEVRPSNQAALTLYGQFGFKEAGRRKAYYENNGEDALILWRHTKGEPMKV from the coding sequence ATGAATGAAATTTTGATTCGAGAGGCTGAGGAACGTGACATCAAGGAAATGGCGAAATTGGATCAAATGAGTTTTGCGATGCCATGGAGTGTGGATTCATTTCATGATGAGATCGTAAGTAATGAATTGGCGTTTTATATAGTAGCAGAAATACAAGGAAAGCTGATTGGATACGTTGGTTCCTGGATTATTTTAGACGAAGGACATATTACCCATGTCGCAGTCAATCCCGATTATCGCAAAAAAGGAGTTGGACATGCTATGCTTTCCCATCTTTTTGATTGTTGTAAGGAAAAAGGTGTTCTTAGCCATACATTAGAGGTTCGTCCATCCAATCAAGCTGCTTTGACACTTTATGGGCAGTTTGGTTTTAAAGAGGCAGGAAGACGAAAAGCATACTATGAGAATAATGGAGAAGATGCATTAATTCTTTGGAGACATACCAAAGGTGAACCGATGAAAGTTTAA
- a CDS encoding DUF554 domain-containing protein yields the protein MFQHLLGPIVNGITIIVCALLGCFVLKGLPKRFQDITNKALGLSVFFIGISGSLQNQRIILLILSLVLGSALGELIDIDKQMTRIGKWAENAMGFGEGNFSKGFVTASVIFCTGSMAVIGGMNSGLQGNHDMLYAKSILDGVFSIMFASSLGIGVAFSSIPVFLYEAAIALCSGLVKDLMTPEIITEMSAVGSLIIAAIGINFILDKPQIKVANMIPAMFLPWLFIAIETAFDL from the coding sequence ATGTTTCAACATTTACTGGGACCAATTGTCAACGGAATCACCATTATTGTCTGTGCCCTTTTAGGGTGCTTTGTATTAAAAGGGCTGCCGAAACGTTTTCAGGACATAACAAATAAAGCGCTTGGTCTAAGTGTTTTTTTTATAGGGATTAGCGGCTCGTTGCAGAATCAAAGAATTATACTCTTGATTCTCTCTTTAGTCCTAGGGAGTGCCCTCGGCGAACTCATCGATATTGACAAACAAATGACTCGCATCGGTAAATGGGCAGAAAATGCAATGGGTTTTGGAGAAGGAAATTTTTCAAAAGGTTTTGTAACCGCCAGTGTCATTTTTTGTACCGGTTCTATGGCCGTGATCGGCGGTATGAACAGCGGACTTCAAGGGAACCACGATATGCTGTATGCAAAATCCATATTAGACGGAGTATTCTCTATCATGTTTGCTTCCTCACTCGGTATCGGTGTAGCTTTTTCATCCATCCCTGTTTTTTTATATGAAGCTGCCATTGCACTCTGTTCCGGTCTGGTAAAAGACCTGATGACACCGGAAATTATTACAGAAATGTCGGCAGTCGGCAGTTTAATCATTGCAGCCATCGGTATCAATTTTATTTTGGACAAGCCACAAATTAAAGTTGCAAATATGATTCCTGCTATGTTTTTACCGTGGCTTTTTATCGCAATAGAAACAGCATTCGATTTATAA
- the abc-f gene encoding ribosomal protection-like ABC-F family protein, producing MIVVSANNLTKRYGIEPVLAGLSFHVNKGDRIGIVGANGAGKTTLLNILARELHHDEGDFFVSDSTTFGYLKQKDQFESEKTVYEEMLAIFGDVIAMEKELSELSQEIADQSAKGEDVHKLLHKYDEMAEAFKDRNGYGYKSEIKGILNSMAFPEEFFDKEISLLSGGERTRLALAALLLRKPDILLLDEPTNHLDIGTLKWLEQYLKMYSGTIILISHDRYFLDQTVNRIFEIEHHKLMTYDGNYTQYVQKKRFREEDALRQYENQQKEIARQEEMIRRFKQHGTEKLAKRAQSREKRLDKVEKLERPEAKLGKMRIHFKEKFSSGNDVIFAKDLSKSFGFGPERRQLFSGVEMDIKKGDRICLVGPNGIGKTSLLKIIMGELQADTGQIKVGHNVVFGYYDQEQKLMSGTNTVLEELHNDYHLYSETELRSLLGRFLFRGETVFKQVGMLSGGEKARLALLKLMLSGANVLVMDEPTNHLDIESKEVFEEALIDFPGTLLLVSHDRYFLNKVPSNIYELSENGMTTYAGGYDYYLEKKQSIASGRNYLDELAKHTGAAQSSEVSTEEQSNKEKRLEQRKLAKEKEAAKRRREKRLNELEEQIASHEEEISNIEEEMCKEAVFSDFEKSKQYHQRCAELKLQLEEIYEEWMILNEENGE from the coding sequence ATGATTGTAGTATCAGCGAATAATTTAACAAAGCGATATGGTATCGAGCCTGTACTGGCAGGGCTTTCTTTCCATGTCAATAAGGGGGATCGTATTGGTATTGTCGGAGCAAACGGTGCGGGGAAAACGACTTTACTTAATATATTGGCAAGAGAATTGCATCATGATGAAGGCGACTTTTTTGTGTCAGATAGTACAACCTTTGGGTATTTAAAACAAAAAGATCAGTTTGAATCAGAAAAAACTGTTTATGAAGAAATGCTGGCTATTTTTGGAGATGTGATTGCAATGGAAAAAGAACTTTCTGAGCTTTCGCAGGAAATTGCAGATCAATCTGCAAAGGGTGAGGATGTACATAAGCTCCTGCATAAATATGATGAAATGGCAGAGGCTTTTAAGGATAGAAACGGATATGGGTATAAAAGTGAAATAAAAGGTATACTAAATAGCATGGCTTTTCCAGAAGAATTTTTCGATAAAGAAATTTCACTGTTAAGCGGAGGAGAACGTACAAGGCTTGCGCTGGCAGCATTGCTTTTAAGAAAACCGGATATTCTTCTATTGGACGAGCCCACCAATCATTTGGATATTGGAACCTTAAAATGGCTGGAACAATATTTAAAAATGTACTCGGGTACAATTATTTTAATTTCTCATGATCGTTATTTTTTGGATCAAACAGTTAATCGAATTTTTGAAATTGAGCACCATAAATTAATGACTTATGACGGAAATTACACACAATATGTCCAGAAAAAACGCTTTCGGGAAGAAGATGCCTTGCGTCAATATGAAAATCAGCAAAAAGAAATTGCACGCCAAGAAGAAATGATCCGGAGATTTAAACAGCATGGCACGGAAAAGCTGGCAAAGCGTGCTCAATCACGTGAAAAACGGTTAGATAAAGTGGAAAAGCTTGAGCGGCCAGAAGCAAAACTCGGCAAAATGCGAATCCATTTTAAAGAAAAATTTTCAAGTGGAAATGATGTTATATTTGCAAAAGACCTGTCAAAATCCTTTGGATTCGGTCCGGAGCGAAGACAGCTATTTTCCGGTGTGGAAATGGATATAAAAAAGGGAGATCGCATCTGCTTGGTTGGACCAAACGGAATCGGAAAAACGTCGCTGCTTAAAATAATCATGGGAGAATTGCAGGCAGATACGGGGCAAATAAAAGTGGGGCATAATGTTGTATTTGGTTACTATGATCAGGAGCAAAAGCTGATGAGTGGAACGAATACAGTATTGGAAGAGCTGCATAATGATTACCATTTATACAGTGAAACAGAATTGCGCTCCCTTTTAGGGCGTTTCTTATTTCGAGGAGAGACGGTATTTAAACAGGTTGGTATGTTGAGCGGTGGAGAAAAAGCAAGACTTGCATTGCTCAAATTGATGCTTTCCGGTGCAAATGTCTTAGTGATGGACGAACCGACCAACCATTTGGACATTGAATCGAAAGAAGTATTTGAAGAAGCACTGATCGACTTCCCGGGTACACTTCTTTTGGTATCACATGACCGCTACTTCTTAAATAAAGTACCTTCCAACATCTATGAGCTGTCCGAGAATGGCATGACGACGTATGCCGGAGGCTATGATTATTACCTAGAGAAGAAACAATCAATTGCTTCAGGAAGAAATTACTTGGATGAATTAGCAAAACACACAGGTGCAGCACAGTCTTCTGAGGTGAGTACTGAGGAACAAAGCAATAAGGAAAAGAGACTGGAGCAGCGCAAGCTTGCAAAGGAAAAAGAAGCGGCGAAACGACGCCGAGAAAAAAGATTGAATGAATTGGAAGAACAAATTGCATCCCATGAAGAAGAAATTTCCAATATTGAAGAAGAGATGTGCAAGGAGGCTGTTTTCTCTGATTTTGAGAAGAGTAAACAGTATCACCAACGCTGTGCAGAATTAAAATTGCAATTAGAGGAAATTTATGAAGAATGGATGATTCTAAATGAAGAGAATGGCGAATAG
- the tsaB gene encoding tRNA (adenosine(37)-N6)-threonylcarbamoyltransferase complex dimerization subunit type 1 TsaB, giving the protein MNLLAIETTGANASVAIINENRKIWEEHCDETLNHLRLLVPMIERLLAKCGLDLKEIGGIAVSEGPGSFTGIRIGMSTAKALAQTLNLNIVCVPTLKAFAYSTVDEKRVLCPIFDARRSQIYTGAYLWEEQGGCTQLVPDGAYALEEFLERIKTAMRKTEKNEILFFGDGISVYKDKIEEWVRMQNTASATSRLHVSFAPEELRYQRASSVAALGYKLWEQGKAQNLFQVKPVYLRQAEAQRKLDEAKRRLVHE; this is encoded by the coding sequence ATGAATTTATTGGCAATTGAAACAACGGGTGCGAATGCATCAGTAGCAATTATAAATGAAAATAGGAAGATTTGGGAGGAACACTGCGATGAAACGCTGAATCACCTGCGTCTTTTGGTCCCTATGATTGAACGTTTGCTTGCAAAATGCGGTCTAGACTTAAAGGAGATTGGCGGTATTGCCGTGTCGGAAGGTCCCGGCTCTTTTACAGGAATTCGAATCGGCATGTCGACGGCAAAAGCACTGGCACAGACTTTGAACTTGAACATTGTATGTGTGCCGACCTTAAAAGCTTTTGCATACAGCACTGTAGATGAAAAAAGGGTGTTGTGTCCGATTTTTGATGCAAGAAGGAGCCAAATATATACAGGAGCATACCTTTGGGAAGAACAGGGGGGTTGCACACAGCTGGTTCCGGATGGTGCTTATGCATTGGAAGAGTTTCTGGAGCGGATCAAGACGGCCATGAGAAAAACAGAGAAAAATGAGATTTTGTTTTTTGGAGACGGCATTTCTGTTTATAAAGATAAAATAGAAGAGTGGGTACGTATGCAGAACACAGCATCCGCAACTTCACGTCTCCATGTGTCCTTTGCACCTGAAGAGTTGCGCTATCAAAGAGCATCTTCCGTTGCAGCGCTGGGATACAAACTTTGGGAGCAAGGAAAAGCACAGAATTTATTTCAGGTTAAACCTGTTTATTTACGGCAGGCAGAAGCACAAAGAAAATTAGATGAGGCAAAAAGGAGACTCGTGCATGAATGA
- the sdaAA gene encoding L-serine ammonia-lyase, iron-sulfur-dependent, subunit alpha — MYNNMQELLELCKEKKSSLWKVILENEKQISECTEEEIWSNLKSRYAVMEEAAKKARKEPLSTAGNLISGVAFKQQSYSEKKGTICGPFINRVMAYALSCSEVNAAMGKICAAPTAGACGIVPAVLLGFAEEKKLEHAIVLQGLMTASGIGAIIMKNATVSGAEGGCQAECGVAAAMAASAAVEMSGGTPDQALHACSIALMNITGLVCDPVAGLVQVPCAQRNASQAVNALLSADLALGGMESIIPADQVVDAMYRVGKLLPYQLKETALGGLAQTSRGKELLNEILK; from the coding sequence ATGTATAACAATATGCAAGAGCTTTTGGAGCTGTGTAAAGAAAAGAAATCATCGCTTTGGAAGGTCATTTTAGAGAACGAAAAGCAGATAAGTGAATGCACCGAGGAAGAAATTTGGAGCAATTTAAAAAGCCGCTATGCCGTCATGGAGGAAGCAGCAAAAAAGGCAAGAAAAGAACCGCTTTCTACAGCCGGAAATCTGATTTCAGGCGTAGCATTTAAGCAGCAATCTTATTCGGAAAAGAAGGGCACCATATGTGGTCCCTTTATCAATCGAGTGATGGCGTATGCGCTTTCTTGCAGCGAGGTCAATGCTGCTATGGGAAAAATTTGTGCGGCGCCGACTGCGGGTGCATGCGGAATTGTTCCGGCAGTATTGCTTGGCTTTGCCGAAGAGAAAAAATTAGAGCATGCTATTGTTTTACAAGGACTGATGACAGCTTCTGGGATTGGTGCGATTATAATGAAAAATGCGACCGTTTCCGGAGCGGAGGGCGGCTGTCAGGCAGAATGTGGTGTGGCAGCGGCAATGGCAGCGAGCGCCGCAGTTGAGATGAGCGGAGGCACGCCAGATCAGGCTCTACATGCATGCTCAATTGCCTTGATGAACATTACGGGACTTGTTTGTGATCCGGTTGCGGGGCTGGTACAGGTACCTTGTGCACAGAGAAATGCATCGCAGGCAGTCAATGCACTGCTCAGTGCGGATTTGGCACTGGGCGGTATGGAAAGTATCATTCCAGCCGATCAGGTGGTGGACGCCATGTACCGAGTAGGAAAATTACTTCCGTATCAGCTCAAGGAAACGGCATTAGGAGGATTGGCACAGACTTCACGAGGAAAAGAATTATTAAATGAAATTTTAAAATAA
- the lpdA gene encoding dihydrolipoyl dehydrogenase has product MEQNKYDILIIGGGPGGYEAAFRASELGLKTAVVEKEQIGGTCLNHGCIPTKTLLHAAKWYRNAKEFDAIGLHANDVRYDSEKMHERKEEVIRTLRNGILSSFHSRKIDYLNGTATITGRQQVEIQVNEQGEDLNAEKKILYAENLLIATGAKTAIPPICGIELPGVCTSEQMLEKEICSQKTLIIGGGVIGMEFATMLSGFGSEVIIVEAEKRILPLFDREIAQKLSVHLKKKGIQIKAGVQVEKIQQMKKDGKEILLVHTSDGLSTETETVLVSVGRKPNIDGLFSECFMQSEGASLKIEKGRLLVDQNYETSIAGIYAAGDVTGGVQLAHMAAAEGICAVESIAKVKHSMNLEAVPSCIYSDPEIASVGMTPEEAKSCGLLVKTGKYLMTANGKALIENQQSGFIRVLYMEETGVVIGAQMMCERATDLISELATAVVNQLTVEQLISVIRPHPTFCEGIGLAIR; this is encoded by the coding sequence TTGGAACAAAATAAATATGATATTCTTATAATCGGCGGAGGACCGGGCGGCTACGAAGCTGCTTTTCGGGCATCTGAGCTTGGCTTGAAGACCGCTGTTGTAGAAAAAGAACAGATAGGAGGGACATGTTTGAATCATGGCTGCATTCCGACCAAAACACTCCTTCACGCAGCTAAATGGTATCGCAATGCAAAAGAGTTTGATGCGATTGGACTGCATGCAAACGATGTGAGATATGATTCAGAGAAAATGCATGAACGTAAGGAAGAGGTAATAAGAACTCTTCGTAACGGAATTCTTTCATCGTTTCACTCAAGAAAAATAGATTACTTGAATGGGACTGCAACGATAACGGGGAGACAGCAAGTAGAAATACAAGTCAATGAACAGGGTGAAGATCTGAACGCAGAGAAAAAAATTCTTTATGCTGAAAATCTTTTGATTGCAACAGGGGCAAAGACAGCGATTCCTCCGATATGCGGGATTGAGCTTCCGGGTGTATGTACCAGTGAGCAAATGCTTGAAAAGGAAATCTGCTCACAAAAAACACTCATCATTGGAGGTGGTGTGATCGGAATGGAATTCGCCACAATGCTGAGTGGATTTGGAAGCGAGGTCATTATAGTGGAGGCAGAAAAGCGCATCTTGCCTTTATTCGATCGTGAGATTGCACAGAAATTATCGGTTCACCTGAAAAAGAAGGGTATTCAAATCAAAGCAGGTGTACAGGTGGAAAAAATTCAGCAGATGAAAAAAGACGGAAAAGAGATTTTGCTTGTTCATACATCAGATGGACTTTCAACTGAGACCGAGACAGTACTTGTTTCTGTGGGACGAAAACCGAATATCGATGGACTTTTTTCTGAGTGCTTTATGCAGTCAGAGGGAGCTTCTTTAAAAATAGAAAAGGGGAGGCTGCTTGTAGACCAGAATTATGAAACTTCGATAGCCGGTATTTATGCGGCCGGTGATGTGACTGGCGGTGTTCAGCTTGCACATATGGCGGCTGCGGAAGGAATTTGTGCAGTAGAAAGCATCGCAAAGGTCAAACACAGTATGAATTTAGAGGCTGTACCTTCCTGTATTTACAGCGATCCGGAAATTGCGTCAGTCGGTATGACACCGGAGGAAGCAAAATCATGTGGTCTGCTTGTAAAAACAGGAAAATACTTAATGACAGCAAATGGAAAGGCTTTAATCGAAAATCAGCAAAGTGGCTTTATCCGAGTGCTCTATATGGAAGAAACAGGTGTTGTCATCGGCGCACAGATGATGTGTGAAAGGGCAACAGACCTGATTTCTGAACTGGCGACGGCTGTGGTCAATCAACTCACTGTGGAACAGCTTATTTCGGTAATTCGACCGCACCCAACTTTTTGTGAGGGAATTGGGCTCGCGATTCGATAA
- a CDS encoding redox-sensing transcriptional repressor Rex: MKDNGKISKAVIKRLPRYRRYLEELMKKDIDRISSNDLSKLIGYTASQIRQDLNNFGGFGQQGYGYNIKGLYTQIGNILGLDQEYKMIIVGCGNLGQALANYTHYYKAGFIVCGMFDINPRLIGLRINDIEVMDSNTLEAYLEENQIDIGIICTNKDSAQEIANKLILGQVKGIWNFAPMDLDVGDSIALENVHLSDSLHSLAYHINHME, translated from the coding sequence ATGAAAGACAATGGAAAAATCTCAAAGGCAGTAATCAAACGCCTTCCAAGATACCGAAGGTATCTTGAAGAATTAATGAAAAAGGACATTGACCGGATTTCTTCTAATGATTTAAGTAAACTAATCGGCTACACCGCATCACAAATTCGACAAGATTTAAATAATTTCGGCGGATTCGGGCAACAAGGCTACGGCTACAATATCAAAGGTCTTTACACACAAATCGGTAATATATTAGGGTTAGATCAAGAATATAAAATGATTATTGTGGGATGCGGCAACCTAGGTCAGGCGCTTGCCAATTACACGCATTATTATAAAGCCGGCTTCATCGTTTGCGGAATGTTTGATATCAATCCAAGACTCATCGGTCTGCGGATCAATGATATTGAAGTCATGGATTCCAATACGTTAGAAGCTTATTTAGAAGAAAATCAAATTGATATCGGTATCATCTGCACAAACAAAGACAGTGCACAAGAAATAGCGAACAAACTAATTTTAGGTCAAGTCAAGGGAATATGGAATTTTGCGCCAATGGACTTGGATGTCGGAGACAGCATTGCTTTAGAAAATGTACATTTGAGTGACAGCTTACATTCTTTAGCATACCACATCAACCATATGGAGTAA
- a CDS encoding ECF transporter S component, which translates to MKDSQKSNNTVRGQSQRTAKLVKMAMLAAISLALVLIVRIPFPPAPFLVYDPADVPIFIGTFAFGPMAGFMITAAVSFIQAFPLGGDGPIGFCMHLFATGSFVLVAGFLYQKNKTRKGAILALFSGALIMTVTMLLWNILITPIYMGVPRDVVMGMIVPIVLPFNLLKSGINAVITFVTYKSIAKFLHR; encoded by the coding sequence ATGAAGGATTCACAGAAGAGCAACAATACGGTAAGAGGGCAATCTCAGAGAACAGCAAAGCTGGTGAAGATGGCGATGCTGGCAGCTATTTCACTGGCATTGGTTTTGATTGTACGCATTCCTTTTCCGCCGGCACCTTTTTTAGTGTATGACCCAGCGGATGTTCCTATTTTTATAGGGACCTTTGCGTTTGGACCAATGGCAGGTTTTATGATTACGGCAGCGGTGAGCTTTATCCAGGCATTTCCTTTGGGGGGGGATGGACCGATTGGATTTTGCATGCATCTGTTTGCAACGGGAAGTTTTGTATTGGTAGCCGGATTTCTTTATCAAAAAAATAAAACCAGAAAAGGCGCAATCCTTGCTTTGTTTAGCGGAGCCTTGATCATGACTGTGACTATGCTTTTATGGAATATTCTCATTACGCCGATTTATATGGGTGTCCCGCGAGACGTGGTAATGGGTATGATTGTGCCAATTGTATTGCCGTTCAACCTTCTCAAATCAGGGATTAATGCAGTGATTACTTTTGTCACGTATAAATCCATAGCGAAATTTTTGCATAGATAA